Proteins found in one Manduca sexta isolate Smith_Timp_Sample1 chromosome 8, JHU_Msex_v1.0, whole genome shotgun sequence genomic segment:
- the LOC115444773 gene encoding phosphatidylinositol 3-kinase catalytic subunit type 3 isoform X2 translates to MFDLRVWPGVEGSEKTPGKAPDRGKEQMQRLAKLAKKHRNGHIPKVDWLDRLTFREIEMINEKEKRNSNYMYLMIEFPTVQIDGINHAVVYYEQDGDEMYQFRAQAEIVTVPDYEILQENLVESKQHRLARSLRPGGARRDAKPSAAERDQLAAIVQAPPARALAAVEQDLLWKFRFYLSTHRRALTKFLECVNWNRPGEVRQALSMMQQWAPMDVEDALELLTPKFTHPAVRRYAITRLQQAPDEDLLLYLLQLVQALKYEDYMEIHDEYARTCGKDMPVLSDLDGKLIHSGHRGSQASLLSASGVAPPTAPPAASEWRPATPGLPTEDEHLPHLESVDPTEERLSLASFLISRACSNSVLANYLYWYLLIECEDQLGAQDHAARSMYLAVMRTFSHRLATGNGDHQRTRSFLARQQVFIDKLVKLVKTVTRESGNRNKKAERLQQLLADPDAFKYNFTNFEPMPFPLDPNVTIKGIVAKKASLFKSALMPSKLTFLTTEGVEYEAIFKHGDDLRQDQLILQMITLMDKLLRRENLDLKLTPYKVLATSSRHGFLQFIESVTVAEALATEGSIQSFLRKHSPSEGAPYGIKPDTMDTYIRSCAGYCVITYLLGVGDRHLDNLLLTRSGALFHIDFGYILGRDPKPLPPPMKLSKEMVEAMGGIHSEHYHKFRKLCYTAFLHLRRHANLMLNLFSLMVDASVPDIALEPDKAVKKVQDKFRLDLGDEEAVHYLQNLLDMSVTAVMAALVEQFHKFAQYWRK, encoded by the exons ATGTTCGACTTGCGCGTGTGGCCTGGGGTGGAGGGCAGTGAGAAGACCCCGGGAAAGGCGCCGGACCGAGGCAAGGAGCAGATGCAGAGGCTCGCCAAGCTTGCGAAGAAGCATCGGAATGGACATATACCTAAG GTCGACTGGTTGGACAGATTGACTTTCAGGGAGATTGAAATGATCAACGAGAAAGAGAAAAGAAACTCTAATTATATGTACCTTATGATTGAGTTTCCTACGGTGCAGATCGACGGTATTAAT caCGCGGTAGTGTATTATGAACAGGACGGCGACGAAATGTACCAGTTCAGAGCTCAGGCGGAGATAGTCACCGTGCCCGACTATGAAATATTACAG GAGAACCTGGTGGAGAGCAAGCAGCACCGGCTGGCGCGGTCGCTGCGgccgggcggcgcgcggcgcgacGCCAAGCCCAGCGCCGCCGAGCGCGACCAGCTCGCCGCCATCGTGCAGGCGCCGCccgcgcgcgcgctcgccgccgtcGAGCAGGACCTGCTCTGGAAGTTCCG attCTACCTGTCCACTCACCGGCGCGCGCTCACCAAGTTCTTGGAATGTGTTAACTGGAACAGACCAG GCGAGGTCCGGCAGGCGCTGTCGATGATGCAGCAGTGGGCGCCGATGGACGTGGAGGACGCGCTGGAGCTGCTCACGCCCAAGTTCACGCACCCCGCCGTCAGGAG GTATGCTATAACCCGTCTGCAGCAGGCGCCTGATGAGGACCTGCTTCTCTATTTACTGCAATTAGTGCAAGCTTTGAAATATGAAGACTATATGGAAATTCATGACG AATACGCTCGCACCTGCGGCAAGGACATGCCGGTCCTGTCCGACTTGGACGGCAAGCTCATACACAGCGGCCACCGCGGCAGCCAGGCCAGTCTGCTGTCCGCTTCCG GTGTGGCGCCGCCCACagcgccgcccgccgccagcGAGTGGCGCCCCGCCACGCCCGGACTGCCTACAGAAGATGAACACTTGCCGCATTT GGAGAGCGTGGATCCCACGGAGGAGCGCCTGAGCCTGGCGTCGTTCCTGATCTCCCGCGCCTGCAGTAACAGCGTGCTGGCCAACTACCTCTACTGGTACCTGCTCATCGAGTGCGAGGACCAGCTCGGCGCCCAGGACCACGCCGCCCGCTCCATGTACCTCGCCGTCATGAGGACCTTCAGCCACCGACTTGCCACTG GTAATGGTGATCATCAGCGCACGCGCTCCTTCCTCGCTCGCCAACAAGTGTTCATAGACAAACTGGTGAAACTAGTCAAAACCGTGACCAGAGAGAGCggaaacagaaataaaaaagcaGAGAGATTGCAACAATTATTAGCGGACCCCGACGCGTTCAAATACAACTTCACAAATTTCGAACCCATGCCTTTCCCGCTGGACCCCAACGTGACCATCAAAGGTATAGTGGCGAAGAAAGCCAGCTTGTTCAAGTCGGCGCTGATGCCGTCCAAACTGACGTTTCTGACGACAGAGGGCGTTGAGTACGAAGCGATATTCAAACACGGGGATGATCTGAGACAGGATCAGTTGATATTGCAAATGATCACGCTGATGGACAAGCTGTTGAGGAGGGAGAATTTGGATTTGAAGTTGACGCCTTATAAG GTACTAGCAACGAGCTCTCGCCACGGCTTCCTACAGTTCATCGAATCGGTGACAGTAGCGGAAGCCCTGGCGACAGAGGGCAGCATCCAGAGTTTCCTCCGGAAGCACTCCCCGTCAGAGGGCGCGCCGTACGGCATCAAGCCCGACACCATGGACACCTACATCCGCAGCTGCGCCGGATATTGCGTCATCACTTACCTGCTCG GTGTCGGAGACCGGCATTTAGACAACCTTCTCCTGACGCGGTCAGGGGCCCTCTTCCACATAGACTTCGGGTACATCCTCGGACGGGATCCGAAGCCGCTGCCGCCGCCCATGAAGCTCAGCAAGGAGATGGTGGAGGCCATGGGAGGGATCCACTCGGAACACTACCACAAGTTTAGGAAGCTTTGCTACACCGCCTTCTTGCATTTGAGACG GCACGCGAACTTGATGCTGAATTTGTTCTCCCTGATGGTGGACGCGTCGGTGCCCGACATCGCGCTGGAGCCAGACAAGGCTGTGAAGAAGGTCCAGGACAAGTTCAG ACTGGACCTCGGCGACGAGGAAGCGGTGCACTACCTCCAGAATCTGCTGGACATGTCGGTGACGGCGGTGATGGCGGCACTCGTGGAACAGTTCCACAAGTTCGCGCAGTACTGGCGCAAATGA
- the LOC115444775 gene encoding vacuolar protein sorting-associated protein 33B isoform X1 has product MNTSEQPLPLKLSSLSLISQCKLESILSQCGDKKDLIIDPSLIKPLERICGVSWLRQKGIDKIYKMDPQLRTTTNTNRVYFIPACIQKYKCVLDQISSLISQNSSLSDLKCFHIIIVPKVLGIYNTLLENRGLYGIVQLHTFAWELMALDDQLLSLELPFLFKQLYAEQNSSLLSSISMSLWSLFHVTGKPKAIFSLGKLSASVLDMLEIYNETYSRDFMLTNTSSDIGALILIDRNQDYASSLLTPATYSGLLSEIFSISSGQLDLNVNDTKIKKGKLNFGDDESAASKSTVMTLHSSIDSLYGEIKHRHFSEVLSVLSSKAKLLKNEDIKALGIQEIKHFVATKLQQVALFKQNLVNHVLACETIISEMSNKFENLKLTETEMLNNRNKKSNFTFIDENFGTDIHKYNSLRLMCLLSLTQGLTYEEYNSLVHKYLLAFGYKYLYIFNNLINAGLLVQPSSPKLALNISNLGNLSDRLPKWQNEFQTTANKLKQLPSHPEKEGKSSPGYVFNGGYVPLIAVLCNALLTSDTLAEALTKLSVLTELKVGGQINDKLKVGIETLNEKLSQLKLHNDLEFGCKDTKSLSKMLKSDPNFGNVLPLKPRNILVYVIGGVNYAEIAACDVVQMNTNSKIYIASDCIASGSDLMSANT; this is encoded by the exons atgaatacttCGGAGCAGCCGCTACCACTAAAGTTGTCATCTTTGAGTCTCATATCTCAATGCAAGTTGGAGTCTATTCTATCACAATGTGGCGACAAAAAAGATCTTATCATAGATCCATCCCTAATAAAACCGCTGGAGAGGATATGTGGAGTTAGTTGGTTAag ACAAAAAGggattgataaaatatataaaatggatCCTCAACTAAGAACAACCACCAACACAAACCGTGTGTATTTCATACCAGCTTGTATACAGAAGTACAAGTGTGTTTTGGACCAAATTTCATCATTGATCAGCCAGAATTCATCTCTCTCCGATCTCAAATGCTtccatataattattgttccaAAGGTCCTGGGTATATACAACACTTTACTGGAAAACCGAGGGTTGTATGGCATTGTTCAACTACACACATTTGCATGGGAATTGATGGCTTTGGATGACCAGCTTTTATCTTTAGAATTACCGTTTCTGTTCAAACAACTGTATGCAGAACAAAACTCGTCTTTGTTATCAAGTATTTCAATGTCTTTGTGGAGTTTATTTCATGTCACAGGAAAGCCTAAAGCCATCTTCTCATTGGGAAAATTATCAGCCAGTGTTTTAGATATGCTAGAAATCTATAATGAAACTTATTCTAGAGATTTCATGCTTACAAATACATCCTCAGATATTGGGGCCTTAATTCTCATTGACCGAAATCAAGATTATGCATCAAGTCTGCTGACACCGGCCACATACAGTGGCTTGTTGAGCGAAATCTTCAGTATTAGTTCTGGACAACTAGATCTTAATGTTAATGacacaaaaataaagaaaggGAAACTAAATTTTGGTGATGATGAAAGTGCTGCGAGCAAGAGCACTGTTATGACTCTGCACAGCTCAATAGACAGCCTATATGGAGAGATAAAACACAGACATTTCTCTGAAGTGTTAAGTGTGTTGAGCTCAAAAGCTAAATTGCTTAAAAATGAGGATATAAAAGCACTTGGGATACAGGAAATAAAGCATTTTGTGGCAACAAAGTTACAGCAAGTGGCATTGTTTAAGCAAAATCTAGTCAATCATGTTCTGGCGTGTGAGACAATAATCTCTGAAATGAGCAATAAATTTGAGAATCTCAAACTGACTGAAActgaaatgttaaataataggAACAAGAAatctaattttacttttattgatgAAAATTTTGGTACAGATATTCATAAATACAACAGTTTACGTTTGATGTGCCTGTTAAGTTTAACACAGGGGTTGACTTATGAAGAATATAATTCCTTAGTCCATAAGTATTTGCTCGCGTTTGGATACAAATACttgtatattttcaataatttaataaatgcagGACTTTTGGTACAGCCTTCATCGCCGAAATTGGCTCTCAATATCTCTAATTTGGGAAATTTAAGTGACAGGTTACCAAAATGGCAGAATGAGTTTCAAACAACAGCTAATAAGTTGAAGCAGTTGCCCTCGCACCCTGAGAAAGAAGGGAAGTCTTCACCAGGATATGTGTTCAATGGTGGTTATGTGCCTTTAATTGCAGTTCTCTGTAATGCTTTACTTACATCGGACACCTTAGCCGAAGCTCTTACTAAACTATCAGTCTTAACAGAGTTGAAAGTCGGTGGTCAAATCAATGATAAACTGAAAGTCGGTATAGAGACCCTAAACGAGAAATTATCACAATTAAAACTGCATAATGACCTAGAATTTGGCTGTAAAGACACAAAAAGTTTATCAAAAATGCTAAAGAGTGATCCTAATTTTGGGAATGTGCTGCCTTTAAAGCCTAGAAACATTTTGGTGTATGTTATTGGTGGAGTTAATTATGCTGAGATAGCTGCTTGTGATGTGGTACAAATGAACACAAACAGCAAGATTTATATAGCTAGCGACTGCATTGCAAGTGGAAGTGATTTAATGTCTGCTAACACTTGA
- the LOC115444775 gene encoding vacuolar protein sorting-associated protein 33B isoform X2 produces the protein MDPQLRTTTNTNRVYFIPACIQKYKCVLDQISSLISQNSSLSDLKCFHIIIVPKVLGIYNTLLENRGLYGIVQLHTFAWELMALDDQLLSLELPFLFKQLYAEQNSSLLSSISMSLWSLFHVTGKPKAIFSLGKLSASVLDMLEIYNETYSRDFMLTNTSSDIGALILIDRNQDYASSLLTPATYSGLLSEIFSISSGQLDLNVNDTKIKKGKLNFGDDESAASKSTVMTLHSSIDSLYGEIKHRHFSEVLSVLSSKAKLLKNEDIKALGIQEIKHFVATKLQQVALFKQNLVNHVLACETIISEMSNKFENLKLTETEMLNNRNKKSNFTFIDENFGTDIHKYNSLRLMCLLSLTQGLTYEEYNSLVHKYLLAFGYKYLYIFNNLINAGLLVQPSSPKLALNISNLGNLSDRLPKWQNEFQTTANKLKQLPSHPEKEGKSSPGYVFNGGYVPLIAVLCNALLTSDTLAEALTKLSVLTELKVGGQINDKLKVGIETLNEKLSQLKLHNDLEFGCKDTKSLSKMLKSDPNFGNVLPLKPRNILVYVIGGVNYAEIAACDVVQMNTNSKIYIASDCIASGSDLMSANT, from the coding sequence atggatCCTCAACTAAGAACAACCACCAACACAAACCGTGTGTATTTCATACCAGCTTGTATACAGAAGTACAAGTGTGTTTTGGACCAAATTTCATCATTGATCAGCCAGAATTCATCTCTCTCCGATCTCAAATGCTtccatataattattgttccaAAGGTCCTGGGTATATACAACACTTTACTGGAAAACCGAGGGTTGTATGGCATTGTTCAACTACACACATTTGCATGGGAATTGATGGCTTTGGATGACCAGCTTTTATCTTTAGAATTACCGTTTCTGTTCAAACAACTGTATGCAGAACAAAACTCGTCTTTGTTATCAAGTATTTCAATGTCTTTGTGGAGTTTATTTCATGTCACAGGAAAGCCTAAAGCCATCTTCTCATTGGGAAAATTATCAGCCAGTGTTTTAGATATGCTAGAAATCTATAATGAAACTTATTCTAGAGATTTCATGCTTACAAATACATCCTCAGATATTGGGGCCTTAATTCTCATTGACCGAAATCAAGATTATGCATCAAGTCTGCTGACACCGGCCACATACAGTGGCTTGTTGAGCGAAATCTTCAGTATTAGTTCTGGACAACTAGATCTTAATGTTAATGacacaaaaataaagaaaggGAAACTAAATTTTGGTGATGATGAAAGTGCTGCGAGCAAGAGCACTGTTATGACTCTGCACAGCTCAATAGACAGCCTATATGGAGAGATAAAACACAGACATTTCTCTGAAGTGTTAAGTGTGTTGAGCTCAAAAGCTAAATTGCTTAAAAATGAGGATATAAAAGCACTTGGGATACAGGAAATAAAGCATTTTGTGGCAACAAAGTTACAGCAAGTGGCATTGTTTAAGCAAAATCTAGTCAATCATGTTCTGGCGTGTGAGACAATAATCTCTGAAATGAGCAATAAATTTGAGAATCTCAAACTGACTGAAActgaaatgttaaataataggAACAAGAAatctaattttacttttattgatgAAAATTTTGGTACAGATATTCATAAATACAACAGTTTACGTTTGATGTGCCTGTTAAGTTTAACACAGGGGTTGACTTATGAAGAATATAATTCCTTAGTCCATAAGTATTTGCTCGCGTTTGGATACAAATACttgtatattttcaataatttaataaatgcagGACTTTTGGTACAGCCTTCATCGCCGAAATTGGCTCTCAATATCTCTAATTTGGGAAATTTAAGTGACAGGTTACCAAAATGGCAGAATGAGTTTCAAACAACAGCTAATAAGTTGAAGCAGTTGCCCTCGCACCCTGAGAAAGAAGGGAAGTCTTCACCAGGATATGTGTTCAATGGTGGTTATGTGCCTTTAATTGCAGTTCTCTGTAATGCTTTACTTACATCGGACACCTTAGCCGAAGCTCTTACTAAACTATCAGTCTTAACAGAGTTGAAAGTCGGTGGTCAAATCAATGATAAACTGAAAGTCGGTATAGAGACCCTAAACGAGAAATTATCACAATTAAAACTGCATAATGACCTAGAATTTGGCTGTAAAGACACAAAAAGTTTATCAAAAATGCTAAAGAGTGATCCTAATTTTGGGAATGTGCTGCCTTTAAAGCCTAGAAACATTTTGGTGTATGTTATTGGTGGAGTTAATTATGCTGAGATAGCTGCTTGTGATGTGGTACAAATGAACACAAACAGCAAGATTTATATAGCTAGCGACTGCATTGCAAGTGGAAGTGATTTAATGTCTGCTAACACTTGA